Within Candidatus Hydrogenedentota bacterium, the genomic segment GGACCTCGAGCGTCATTTGCCAACGGAATGGTGGCGGACGCTGTTCAATTCGCTGTATCTGAAGACGGACGGCGACGTCGTCGAGAATCCGGAAAACACGCGTCAGGAGGTGGACATGGCGACCCGCCTTCTGGGGCTGCAACCGAACGATTACATTCTGGACATGTGCTGCGGCCAGGGGCGCCATTCCCTCGAACTGGCGCGGCGCGGGTTCCGTCACGTCACGGGCTGCGACCGTTCGCGGTACCTGATTCGCCAGGGACGGCGGCGCGCGAAAGCGGAGGGGCTCGGCGTTTCGTTCCACGAGGGCGATGCGCGCAAATCGCGGTTGGGCGGGCGCCAGTTCCATGCGATCCTGCTCATGGGGAATTCCTTCGGCTATTTTGAACAGGAATCGGACGACGAGATGGTGTTGAAGAACCTGGCGCAATTGCTGCTGCCGCACGGCTTGGTGTTCATGGACCTGGCCGACGGCGAATGGCTGAGCCAGCATTTCGAGGCGCGCACGTGGGAGTGGATCGACGAACAGCATTTCGTGTGCCGGGAGCGCGCCCTGTCGAAGGACGGACGCCGCATCGTCACGCGCGAAGTCATCACGCACGCGGAAAAAGGCGTAATCGCGGACCAATTCTACGCCGAGCGCCTGTACACGCGGGAGCAGCTCAAGGAACTGCTGGAGAAGGTCGGCTACGAGTCCGTGCGGTTCCATGAACCGCTCGAAACGAACTCGACGCGCGGCCAGGACCTCGGCATGATGGCGCACCGGCTCATCCTGACGGTGAAGGCGCCGCGGCGGGCCGTGCCCGCGGCCGTGGCCAAGGCGTCGCGCACGAAAGTGACCGTAGTCATGGGCGACCCCGAGATGCCGGACCGTGTCAAGGTGAATGGCCAGTTCAATGCGGAAGACATGGACACGATCAACAAGATGAAGGCGGCGCTGGCGGAACTGCCAGAGTACGAGTTCGCCTATCTGGACAACCACCAGAATCTGCTGCGCACGCTGGCCGCGAATCCGCCGCACCTGGTGTTCAACCTTTGCGATGAGGGCTTCCGCAACGACCCGTTCATGGAACTGCATGTGCCCGCGCTGTTGGAAATGCTGGACATCCCGTACACGGGCGCAAGCCCGGCGTGCCTCGGCCTGTGCTACAACAAGGGCCTCGTCAATGCGATTGCCCAGTCGCTCGATATTCCGACGCCGCTCGAGTCTTATATCGGCCCGGACGATTCGCTGGCCACGCTCCCCGCGACGCTACCCGCGCTGCTGAAGCCGAATTTCGGCGACAGCAGCATGGGCATCACGAAGGACGCCGTGGTGCACAACGCGGAGGAATTGCTCGAATATATCCAGTGGATGCGCGCCAGCTACGGCAAGTGCGCCATTCTCATCCAGGAGTTTCTTACCGGTCCGGAGTATACCGTCGGCATCGTGGGCAATTCCGGCTTGACGTACACGATCCTGCCGCTGCTCGAGGTCGATTACTCGAAGCTCGACCCCGATTTGCCGCCGATTCTCGGTTACGAGTCCAAATGGCTTCCAGACTCCCCCTACTGGGACCAGGTGTCTTACCGGGAAGCACGGCTGGACTCCGACGCGCGCCGCCAAGTGCGCGATTACGCGAATGTGCTGTTCGAGCGTCTCGGTTGCCGCGATTATGCCCGTTTTGATTTCCGCGCCGACGCCAACGGCGTGGTGAAACTGCTCGAAGTCAACCCGAACCCGGGCTGGTGCTGGGACGGCAAGATGAACATCATGGCCGGACTGCGCGGACTGCGTTACGCGGACCTGCTCAACATGATTCTCAAGGCCGCGCAGGAACGCCTCGCTGTCCCACTCCCCGTCAACGTTCTCTGACACCACCCGGCGCGGGCACCCGGTCTCTGGCTCACCGGTAAGGCCGCGCCCAGCGTTCCATTCGGGTGTCTTCGTTGCGGATGCGCCAGCGTATGAGGTGCTGCGCGTATTCCGCAACGGCGGCGGCGTATTCGCTGCGTTGCGCGACGTTCACGAATTCGCCGGGATCCGCGCGAAGGTCAAATAACAGAGGTGGAACCGCCTCCTCGCCGAACGCCACGAACTTGAACCGGTCATCGCGGACCACCCAGAGGCGGCACGTGTCCGGGTTTGCGGGCCGTTCTTGATCGCGAAGCGACGTATAGTAGTAATACTCGAAGAAAATGCGCGGCTTGGCCTGCGCTCCGGGACGGTCGTGGACGCGCGGCAGCAGGCTCGCGCCCTGGAACCGCGCGTGCGGCGGCGCGCCCAGCCATTCGCAGATGGTGGGCCCGATGTCGATTGCCTCGCAAAAGCCGCCGACCCGCGTGCCGCGCGTGGCGTCCGCCCGCGGCGACGGGTCGCGGATGATCAACGGCACGCGCAGGGCCGCGTCGAAGTAATGGGATTTGCCGGTCAGGTAATGGTCGCCCAGATGTTCGCCGTGGTCCGAACTGAAGATGATCAGCGTGTTTTCCCATTGACCTGAGTCGCGCAATGCCTGAAACAAGCGGCCAAGACACGAGTCGATCTCCGAGACCATGCCATAGTAGCAGGCCTTGAATTCGCGCATCTCCCGCTCATCCATCAACTGGTCATTGGCGTTGTCCCTCATCCGGCGCAGATACGGGTGCAGGCCGTCCCGCTCCTCGGGCCGCCGCGTCGCGGGCGGCAACGCCGCCAGGTCGTACATCCGGTGATACGGCGCGGGACAAAGGCCGGGCCCGTGCGGCTTGAGGTAATTCAGGCTCAGGAACCAGCCGGTATCCGGTCGCGCGCCGATATATTCAACGGCCTGTGTGGTGACGAACTGGGATT encodes:
- a CDS encoding methyltransferase domain-containing protein, with the protein product MGDRKGSQRNGSATVKTLGPISDLERHLPTEWWRTLFNSLYLKTDGDVVENPENTRQEVDMATRLLGLQPNDYILDMCCGQGRHSLELARRGFRHVTGCDRSRYLIRQGRRRAKAEGLGVSFHEGDARKSRLGGRQFHAILLMGNSFGYFEQESDDEMVLKNLAQLLLPHGLVFMDLADGEWLSQHFEARTWEWIDEQHFVCRERALSKDGRRIVTREVITHAEKGVIADQFYAERLYTREQLKELLEKVGYESVRFHEPLETNSTRGQDLGMMAHRLILTVKAPRRAVPAAVAKASRTKVTVVMGDPEMPDRVKVNGQFNAEDMDTINKMKAALAELPEYEFAYLDNHQNLLRTLAANPPHLVFNLCDEGFRNDPFMELHVPALLEMLDIPYTGASPACLGLCYNKGLVNAIAQSLDIPTPLESYIGPDDSLATLPATLPALLKPNFGDSSMGITKDAVVHNAEELLEYIQWMRASYGKCAILIQEFLTGPEYTVGIVGNSGLTYTILPLLEVDYSKLDPDLPPILGYESKWLPDSPYWDQVSYREARLDSDARRQVRDYANVLFERLGCRDYARFDFRADANGVVKLLEVNPNPGWCWDGKMNIMAGLRGLRYADLLNMILKAAQERLAVPLPVNVL
- a CDS encoding sulfatase-like hydrolase/transferase — protein: MPKNILWIMADEFRADCLRAAGNPVIETPHLDALAAEGALFTHCFVQASPCAPSRMCIYTGRYMCATGCLDNMTPLADANDNVAMHLRCHGFRPAIMGYNDYAIDPRTLPGGHPYTTSLNYHNALPGFEFLLDHEYDCPEWYAWLRAKNYPAASCCREVMYAPDVPPGGPGEHLPCWYPARYRAEDSESQFVTTQAVEYIGARPDTGWFLSLNYLKPHGPGLCPAPYHRMYDLAALPPATRRPEERDGLHPYLRRMRDNANDQLMDEREMREFKACYYGMVSEIDSCLGRLFQALRDSGQWENTLIIFSSDHGEHLGDHYLTGKSHYFDAALRVPLIIRDPSPRADATRGTRVGGFCEAIDIGPTICEWLGAPPHARFQGASLLPRVHDRPGAQAKPRIFFEYYYYTSLRDQERPANPDTCRLWVVRDDRFKFVAFGEEAVPPLLFDLRADPGEFVNVAQRSEYAAAVAEYAQHLIRWRIRNEDTRMERWARPYR